The DNA segment TCTACTGTTCTCTTCAATTCTTTTTCATGTTCCAACTTAAGCCTGTTAATCTCCTCAAAAGCCTTTTTCTCAGCCTCATCCTTTAACCTTGCAGCCTCTTTTTCTGCCTTTGTATTGTATTCAGCAACTATATCAGATGCTCTGCTATTGGCTTCTTTTAAAATCTCTTTAGC comes from the Calorimonas adulescens genome and includes:
- a CDS encoding V-type ATPase subunit subunit G family protein, producing the protein MDDIVKDIREMEDEAEEVIKQARTRAKEILKEANSRASDIVAEYNTKAEKEAARLKDEAEKKAFEEINRLKLEHEKELKRTVEKAQARIDEAVQMIVGRIVT